A section of the Sporolituus thermophilus DSM 23256 genome encodes:
- the rpmI gene encoding 50S ribosomal protein L35 yields the protein MPKIKTRKSAAKRFKVTGSGEFKRAKAFKSHILEKKSPARKRNLRKAALVSKADYERVARMLPYA from the coding sequence ATGCCGAAAATTAAAACTCGCAAAAGTGCTGCAAAACGTTTTAAAGTTACTGGCTCTGGTGAATTTAAAAGGGCGAAAGCTTTCAAGAGCCATATTCTTGAAAAAAAATCTCCGGCTCGCAAACGTAATCTGCGCAAGGCCGCCCTTGTAAGCAAAGCGGACTATGAACGTGTAGCGCGCATGCTGCCTTATGCGTAA
- the rplT gene encoding 50S ribosomal protein L20 yields the protein MPRVKKGVTAHRRHKKILKLAKGYRGARSKQFKKANELVMKALYYARRDRRAKKGEFRKLWIARINAAARINGLSYSQLINGLKKAGVEVNRKMLADLAVNDMAAFSKLVETAKAQL from the coding sequence ATGCCAAGAGTAAAAAAAGGGGTAACTGCACATAGACGTCACAAAAAAATCTTAAAACTGGCAAAAGGTTATCGTGGCGCCAGAAGTAAACAATTTAAGAAAGCTAACGAGCTAGTAATGAAAGCTCTATACTATGCCCGCCGTGACCGCCGGGCCAAGAAAGGCGAATTCCGTAAACTTTGGATTGCTCGAATTAACGCGGCGGCTCGCATCAATGGCTTATCTTACAGTCAGCTTATTAACGGCCTGAAAAAAGCTGGCGTGGAAGTTAATCGTAAAATGCTTGCCGATCTGGCAGTAAATGATATGGCTGCTTTTAGTAAACTTGTTGAAACAGCAAAAGCTCAACTTTAA
- a CDS encoding class II fructose-bisphosphate aldolase, whose product MALVTMHELLQDARKRKYAVGGFNVFNFETLGAVVEVAEELKTPLVLGIPERLFKFVDVDTLGAAMVRAAQKASVPVALHLDHGHTYEGIMKAIRWGFTSVMFDGSSLSFSENLKRTKEISRIAHSLGISVEGELGYVGCYDSLRDLNEDNLVKPEMAADFVDKTGVDALAVAVGNNHGAYRGAPKLNFSRLSELSAAVQVPLVMHGGARLTRDEYRNSIQSGITKINIATDMSQAAAERLKAELAKNPNANYIHLMSVVKKGVKDSVRKYMLCFDCISKAI is encoded by the coding sequence TTGGCCTTAGTAACGATGCATGAACTACTTCAAGATGCACGGAAGCGTAAGTACGCGGTGGGCGGGTTCAATGTCTTTAATTTTGAGACATTGGGCGCAGTAGTCGAAGTTGCGGAAGAACTAAAAACACCTTTGGTGCTCGGTATTCCGGAACGGCTGTTTAAATTCGTCGACGTGGACACTCTTGGCGCGGCAATGGTACGCGCTGCCCAGAAAGCTTCTGTTCCAGTTGCGTTACATCTTGATCATGGGCATACTTACGAAGGTATTATGAAGGCTATCCGTTGGGGATTTACTTCGGTAATGTTTGATGGCTCATCTTTGTCTTTTAGTGAAAACTTAAAACGGACGAAAGAAATCAGTCGCATAGCCCATTCCCTTGGTATTTCTGTCGAGGGTGAATTGGGCTATGTTGGCTGTTATGATAGTTTGCGTGATCTAAACGAAGATAATTTGGTGAAACCGGAAATGGCGGCTGACTTTGTTGACAAAACGGGAGTTGATGCACTGGCTGTTGCGGTAGGCAACAACCATGGGGCATACCGCGGCGCGCCAAAGTTGAACTTTTCCCGCTTAAGCGAACTCAGCGCCGCCGTTCAGGTACCGCTTGTCATGCACGGAGGAGCGCGCCTTACCAGAGACGAATACCGTAATTCTATTCAGTCAGGCATCACCAAAATAAATATTGCTACCGATATGTCGCAGGCGGCAGCGGAAAGACTGAAAGCCGAATTGGCAAAAAATCCGAATGCAAACTATATCCACCTCATGTCGGTTGTCAAAAAAGGAGTTAAAGACTCGGTTCGTAAGTATATGTTATGCTTTGACTGCATTTCCAAAGCTATTTAA
- a CDS encoding potassium channel family protein, whose protein sequence is MKKEKQFVVIGLGRFGTSVARSLHRSGYQVLAVDINAERVQKFSDEVTHVVQADTTDEASLEALGIRNFDVAVVAIGDDIQANVLTTLLLKEMGVRYIVAKARNFLHGKMLKKIGADRVVHPEYDMGQRVAHNLVSTNVFDYIELSPNLGLVEISAPHALVGQTLVGADLRAKYAINIVAIKRGEQILVPPSPTEKITAGDVLIVVGQNDGIQRLEELE, encoded by the coding sequence GTGAAAAAGGAAAAACAGTTTGTGGTTATAGGGCTTGGCCGTTTTGGCACAAGCGTGGCTCGTTCGCTTCATCGGTCCGGCTATCAGGTATTGGCCGTCGACATTAATGCGGAACGCGTACAAAAATTCAGCGATGAAGTAACTCATGTTGTCCAGGCGGATACCACAGACGAAGCCAGTTTGGAAGCATTAGGGATACGGAATTTTGACGTAGCAGTTGTCGCGATTGGCGACGATATTCAGGCCAATGTACTTACTACCTTGCTGTTAAAAGAAATGGGGGTACGCTATATCGTAGCAAAAGCCCGCAATTTTCTTCACGGCAAGATGTTAAAAAAAATCGGCGCCGATCGGGTGGTTCACCCTGAATACGATATGGGGCAGCGTGTTGCCCATAATCTTGTTTCCACTAATGTTTTTGATTATATTGAACTGTCCCCCAATCTCGGCTTGGTGGAAATCTCTGCCCCGCACGCCCTCGTAGGACAAACGCTGGTTGGGGCCGACCTACGGGCTAAATATGCAATTAATATTGTTGCTATTAAGCGGGGGGAGCAAATTTTAGTACCACCCAGTCCTACCGAGAAAATTACCGCCGGGGACGTCTTGATCGTAGTGGGGCAAAATGATGGAATCCAACGGCTGGAGGAATTGGAATGA
- a CDS encoding TrmH family RNA methyltransferase, translated as MTDVITSPNNQIIKKVASLKQKKYRDEYNLFAVEGIRLVEEAAGSAWRPAICFYTEKAAAAKRVQSTLEILAAKGCRIVEVSDNVYTKITDTDQPQGILCVMEKKQYTFSDLQASDRALIVILDNVQDPGNIGTVVRTADAAGCCGVILTKGCADLFSGKTVRATMGSLFHLPVITGVTEQEVAAFLEQRNIRLLATALDASSLYHDVDLRGPVAIVFGNEGAGVSKAILEKADERVYIPLYGRAESLNVAVAAAVILYEARRQRRMAYL; from the coding sequence ATGACAGACGTGATCACTAGTCCTAACAACCAAATAATAAAAAAAGTAGCTTCACTAAAACAAAAAAAATACCGGGACGAATACAATCTATTTGCAGTCGAAGGTATTCGGCTGGTAGAAGAAGCGGCTGGTTCCGCCTGGCGGCCAGCTATATGTTTTTATACGGAAAAGGCAGCAGCGGCAAAACGGGTGCAGTCGACACTGGAAATTCTTGCGGCCAAGGGATGCCGGATTGTTGAGGTATCTGATAATGTCTATACTAAAATTACCGATACGGATCAACCGCAGGGCATCCTTTGCGTAATGGAAAAAAAGCAATATACCTTTAGCGACTTACAAGCTTCCGATAGGGCTCTGATTGTCATTCTTGACAATGTCCAGGATCCCGGTAATATTGGTACAGTGGTGCGAACCGCCGATGCCGCCGGCTGCTGCGGCGTCATCCTCACGAAGGGTTGTGCTGACTTGTTTTCTGGAAAAACGGTTAGGGCTACCATGGGCTCTCTTTTTCATTTGCCGGTGATAACCGGGGTTACAGAGCAAGAGGTCGCCGCCTTTTTAGAGCAGCGGAACATCCGCTTATTAGCTACAGCATTAGATGCTTCATCTCTTTACCACGATGTTGATTTACGTGGTCCGGTAGCGATTGTTTTTGGTAATGAAGGAGCGGGAGTGAGTAAGGCAATACTGGAAAAGGCGGACGAGCGCGTGTATATACCGTTATACGGGCGCGCCGAATCGCTCAATGTCGCTGTAGCAGCCGCTGTTATTCTTTATGAGGCCCGACGGCAGCGACGGATGGCTTACTTGTAA
- a CDS encoding YqzL family protein, producing the protein MVVTAEFFWRMFEATGSIAAYLLYKRLMLQ; encoded by the coding sequence ATGGTAGTGACCGCCGAATTTTTTTGGAGAATGTTTGAAGCCACTGGTTCCATTGCTGCGTATCTTTTATATAAGCGTTTGATGCTCCAATAG
- the pheS gene encoding phenylalanine--tRNA ligase subunit alpha, translating to MEEKLQTLKNTAVDELSRVADMETLNELRVKYLGKKGSLTAVLRGMGSLSPEMRPRIGQIVNEIREELERIIASKTEELKQAELMRRLAAEKIDVTLPGRRPPSGHLHPITLTLNRIKETFMRMGFKVAEGPEIENDYYNFEALNLPQDHPARDMQDSFYITEEFLLRTHTSPVQVRTMQSVKPNQPVRIIAPGKVYRRDYDATHSPMFHQVEGLVIGEGISFADLKGTLELFLREIFGGGVKVRFRPSFFPFTEPSAEVDISCVMCGGTGCRVCSGTGWLEILGSGMVHPRVLEMSNFDPAVVSGFAFGMGVERIAMLLYGIDDLRLFYENDLRFLQQFR from the coding sequence ATGGAAGAAAAACTGCAGACATTGAAAAATACGGCAGTTGACGAATTGTCGCGAGTGGCCGACATGGAAACCTTAAATGAACTGCGGGTCAAATATTTAGGAAAAAAAGGGAGTTTGACCGCTGTTTTGCGCGGAATGGGATCGCTTAGCCCTGAAATGCGTCCCCGCATCGGCCAAATTGTCAACGAAATTCGGGAAGAGTTAGAACGAATTATCGCCAGTAAAACAGAGGAGTTAAAGCAGGCCGAACTTATGCGGCGGCTCGCTGCAGAGAAAATTGATGTGACTCTCCCGGGACGCCGTCCGCCCAGCGGGCATTTGCATCCTATTACCCTAACTTTAAACCGTATTAAAGAAACATTTATGCGCATGGGTTTCAAAGTAGCCGAAGGTCCGGAAATAGAAAATGATTATTATAATTTTGAGGCTTTGAACTTGCCTCAGGATCATCCCGCGCGCGACATGCAGGACTCTTTTTATATTACCGAAGAATTTTTGCTGCGCACGCATACTTCGCCGGTTCAAGTTCGGACCATGCAGTCTGTAAAGCCCAACCAGCCGGTTCGTATCATTGCTCCCGGCAAGGTCTACCGACGTGACTATGATGCCACGCATTCGCCTATGTTTCATCAAGTTGAAGGGCTGGTTATTGGCGAAGGCATCAGTTTCGCTGATTTAAAAGGAACTCTGGAGCTTTTCCTTCGCGAAATCTTTGGCGGCGGTGTTAAGGTGAGGTTCCGTCCCAGCTTTTTTCCTTTTACCGAGCCAAGCGCCGAAGTAGATATTTCCTGCGTTATGTGTGGGGGGACAGGCTGCCGTGTTTGTTCAGGCACCGGTTGGTTAGAAATTCTCGGATCCGGCATGGTTCATCCACGGGTTCTGGAGATGAGCAATTTTGATCCGGCAGTAGTGAGCGGGTTTGCTTTCGGCATGGGAGTGGAACGCATTGCTATGCTGCTATATGGTATTGACGATCTTAGGTTGTTTTATGAAAACGATTTGCGGTTTTTGCAGCAATTTCGCTAA
- the pheT gene encoding phenylalanine--tRNA ligase subunit beta: MRASIKWLKDYVTFTDSPETLAEKLTMAGVPVACIEYLGKNIDRVITGKIKEIRKHPAADRLFVCRVNTGREDLTIVTGATNIQEGQIVPVALVGAKLPNGQEIDHAVFRGVESHGMLCSAEELNLDSKTISPELRDGIYILPPDTPIGIDVKEAMGLDDVVLEFELTANRADCFSILGLAREIAALTGGVLRKPMLNLRETGGEKAAALVDIAIAEPALCSRFAARVLRNVKVGPSPVWLQHRLQAAGMRPINNVVDVTNFVMLELGQPMHAYNYDLLARHQIIVRRAYPGERLTTLDGVKRELTPDMLVIADAVQAVGIAGVMGGLATEVTESTKTVLLEAAAFNGANIRRTSRALGLRSEASGRFERGVDVTNIVRALDRAAKLLEDMGACTVCPGIVDQYPTVVLPRQISFTAKQVNNFLGTEVPQAKMVDILRRLEFDVDVHGEKLTVTVPTWRADVAGPADICEEVARIYGYDKIPSTTPSGDIVYGGQSSLQNVIDRARNILAGIGFTETISYSFTHPAVLDKLNVPQDSSLRMAIPLLNPITDDFPLLRTTLLGGLMETIVRNLSRKNEDMKIFEVGAVYRPKQLPLKDFPQEPLMVCGALTGRRYELSWNQAKEFVDFYDAKGAVETLLTSIGISGYKVEEGTHYALHPGKTAVFVKDGDRLAVVGEAHPKVLDAFGLNRPVYLFEITAEILLRHAVPIPAYQPLPRFPAIVRDLAIVLASDVSVDRVTHAIWESGGPLLADVKLFDVYTGEQVPKGSRSLAFSLTFRAIDRTLTDSEVEVYYKDIVIYLEKTLEAKLRV; the protein is encoded by the coding sequence ATGCGCGCGTCCATAAAATGGTTAAAAGATTATGTAACATTTACGGACAGCCCTGAAACGTTAGCCGAAAAGCTTACCATGGCCGGCGTTCCTGTTGCTTGTATCGAGTATCTGGGCAAAAACATTGACCGGGTGATTACGGGCAAGATTAAGGAAATTCGTAAACATCCCGCTGCCGACAGGTTATTTGTTTGCCGGGTCAATACGGGAAGGGAAGATTTAACGATTGTAACCGGAGCCACCAATATTCAAGAAGGGCAAATCGTACCTGTCGCTTTGGTAGGGGCGAAATTGCCGAACGGACAGGAAATTGACCATGCTGTATTCCGGGGCGTCGAGTCGCACGGCATGTTGTGCTCAGCTGAGGAGCTGAATCTGGATAGTAAGACCATTTCGCCGGAGCTGCGCGACGGCATCTATATTTTACCGCCCGATACGCCTATTGGGATTGATGTAAAGGAAGCGATGGGTCTCGATGATGTGGTTTTGGAATTCGAATTGACGGCAAATAGAGCGGATTGCTTTAGCATTCTTGGTTTAGCCAGGGAAATTGCTGCCTTGACAGGCGGCGTTTTGCGTAAACCTATGCTTAATTTACGGGAGACGGGCGGGGAAAAAGCGGCCGCACTGGTAGATATTGCGATTGCTGAGCCGGCCTTGTGTTCGCGTTTTGCGGCAAGAGTTCTGCGCAATGTCAAGGTAGGTCCCTCACCTGTCTGGTTACAGCACCGCCTGCAGGCGGCAGGTATGCGTCCCATTAACAATGTAGTAGATGTCACCAACTTTGTTATGTTGGAATTGGGGCAACCCATGCATGCTTATAATTATGACCTCTTAGCCCGTCACCAGATTATTGTGCGGCGGGCTTATCCGGGCGAACGGCTGACAACATTGGATGGCGTCAAGCGGGAGTTGACTCCCGACATGCTGGTCATTGCCGATGCGGTACAGGCTGTTGGGATTGCCGGCGTAATGGGTGGACTGGCTACAGAAGTGACGGAAAGCACCAAGACCGTTTTACTCGAGGCCGCTGCATTCAACGGCGCCAATATCCGGCGGACTTCCCGGGCGTTAGGGCTGCGGTCGGAAGCATCGGGACGGTTTGAACGGGGTGTTGATGTTACCAATATTGTCCGTGCTTTGGATCGGGCAGCCAAACTGCTGGAAGATATGGGCGCATGCACTGTGTGTCCTGGCATTGTTGACCAATATCCGACCGTTGTTTTACCGCGGCAAATTAGCTTCACGGCAAAGCAAGTGAACAATTTTCTAGGTACGGAAGTGCCACAGGCGAAGATGGTCGATATTCTGCGCCGCTTGGAATTTGATGTGGATGTACATGGTGAAAAGCTCACGGTCACCGTTCCAACCTGGCGCGCCGATGTTGCCGGTCCGGCCGACATTTGCGAAGAGGTTGCGCGTATTTACGGATATGACAAAATACCTTCCACCACCCCCAGTGGCGACATAGTTTACGGCGGCCAGAGCAGTCTGCAGAACGTGATTGATAGAGCCAGAAACATTTTGGCCGGGATTGGTTTTACGGAGACTATTTCATACAGCTTTACCCATCCAGCCGTATTGGACAAGCTAAATGTACCGCAAGACAGTAGTTTACGGATGGCTATTCCGCTCCTCAATCCTATTACCGATGATTTTCCGCTGTTGCGGACGACGCTGCTTGGCGGCTTAATGGAAACCATTGTACGTAACCTTTCCCGGAAGAACGAAGATATGAAGATTTTTGAAGTAGGGGCAGTTTATCGTCCGAAGCAGCTTCCGCTCAAGGATTTCCCGCAGGAACCGTTGATGGTGTGCGGTGCTCTGACCGGGAGGCGGTATGAACTTTCTTGGAATCAAGCAAAAGAATTTGTTGACTTTTATGATGCCAAAGGCGCCGTCGAAACATTGCTTACAAGTATCGGTATTAGCGGCTATAAGGTAGAAGAAGGAACCCACTACGCGCTTCATCCGGGCAAAACCGCCGTTTTTGTCAAGGACGGCGACCGCTTGGCCGTAGTCGGCGAAGCGCATCCAAAAGTTTTGGACGCATTTGGGCTGAATCGTCCAGTATATCTCTTTGAAATAACCGCCGAAATTTTATTGAGGCACGCTGTCCCGATACCAGCTTACCAACCTTTGCCCCGGTTTCCGGCAATTGTACGTGATCTGGCGATAGTACTGGCGAGTGACGTTTCCGTTGACCGCGTAACTCACGCTATTTGGGAAAGCGGCGGGCCGCTGTTGGCCGATGTGAAGCTCTTTGATGTTTACACCGGCGAGCAAGTTCCGAAAGGGTCGCGCAGTTTAGCCTTTTCCCTTACTTTCCGGGCCATTGACAGAACATTAACGGATAGTGAAGTCGAAGTTTACTATAAAGATATTGTTATTTATCTCGAAAAAACGCTGGAAGCTAAACTGCGGGTTTAA
- a CDS encoding amino acid permease yields MNIFRTKSIDSLKEGAEQKGLKKTLGALDMVMLGIGCIIGTGIFVLTGVAAAKYAGPGIMLSFVLSGLACAFAALAYAELAAMVPVAGSAYTYSYAALGEIIAWMVGWNLVLEYSVGSSAVAAGWSGYMVGLLKSAGIELPHAFTAVPADGGIVNLPAMVIALFLSALLVRGTKESATLNKILVFIKLAAVFIFLVLAGPKVNPANWSPLMPYGFSGVAAGAAIIFFAYIGFDAVATAAEECRNPNRDLPIGIVGSLAVCTILYIAVAGVLTGVVPYQQLNNAEPVAYALRTIGYNMGSALVGTGAIAGITTVLLVLMYGQTRIFFAMSRDGLIPASICKIHPKYGTPHIITLVAGIAVALIAGFTPIGIIAELTNIGTLFAFVVAAVGVFVLRYTKPDVHRPFRCPAVTIVAPLAVLSCSYLMYNLPGETWVRFIVWSAIGLAVYFIYSYRNSALNKYKAAAEAKLR; encoded by the coding sequence ATGAACATTTTTCGCACTAAGAGCATTGATTCGCTGAAAGAGGGCGCCGAACAAAAAGGTCTGAAAAAAACGCTAGGGGCCTTAGACATGGTGATGTTAGGCATCGGCTGTATTATTGGCACGGGTATTTTCGTCTTAACCGGGGTCGCTGCCGCTAAGTATGCCGGCCCGGGAATTATGCTTTCGTTTGTTCTTTCTGGTTTGGCCTGCGCTTTTGCCGCGTTGGCTTATGCCGAGCTGGCAGCCATGGTTCCAGTTGCGGGCAGTGCCTACACCTACTCTTACGCTGCGTTGGGCGAAATTATCGCCTGGATGGTTGGTTGGAACTTAGTCCTGGAATATTCCGTCGGTTCCAGTGCTGTCGCGGCCGGCTGGTCAGGGTATATGGTCGGTCTCCTTAAATCGGCGGGAATTGAATTGCCCCATGCGTTCACAGCCGTTCCCGCCGATGGAGGGATTGTTAATCTACCGGCAATGGTTATTGCTTTGTTCTTGAGTGCCTTACTGGTGCGGGGTACCAAAGAAAGCGCAACCCTAAATAAAATTCTCGTGTTTATTAAATTAGCTGCCGTATTTATCTTTCTTGTACTAGCCGGCCCGAAAGTGAATCCTGCTAATTGGTCCCCCCTTATGCCTTACGGTTTTTCTGGTGTTGCCGCAGGGGCAGCCATCATCTTTTTTGCTTATATCGGTTTTGATGCTGTTGCAACGGCTGCCGAAGAATGTCGCAATCCTAACCGTGATTTGCCGATTGGTATTGTGGGCTCGCTTGCAGTATGTACGATACTTTATATTGCTGTTGCCGGCGTTCTCACCGGTGTTGTTCCTTATCAGCAACTTAACAACGCTGAACCTGTTGCCTACGCTTTGCGGACTATTGGTTACAATATGGGTTCGGCTTTGGTGGGCACAGGCGCAATTGCTGGTATTACTACGGTACTACTTGTTTTGATGTATGGTCAGACCCGGATCTTTTTCGCTATGTCACGTGACGGGCTTATTCCCGCCAGCATCTGTAAAATCCATCCTAAGTACGGCACGCCACACATTATTACTCTCGTCGCCGGCATTGCCGTTGCGTTGATTGCCGGCTTTACACCGATTGGCATTATTGCTGAACTGACTAATATTGGCACCTTGTTTGCTTTTGTTGTTGCAGCGGTAGGGGTTTTTGTACTCCGTTATACAAAACCTGATGTTCATCGGCCTTTCCGGTGTCCGGCGGTAACGATTGTGGCTCCTTTGGCCGTTCTGTCGTGCAGCTATTTGATGTATAATCTTCCTGGGGAAACTTGGGTTCGGTTTATTGTCTGGAGCGCCATTGGCCTTGCGGTGTATTTTATCTATAGTTACCGTAATAGTGCTTTGAACAAATACAAGGCAGCGGCTGAAGCTAAATTGCGCTAG
- a CDS encoding cell division protein ZapA has product MDGKKTKITVEIFGETYALKGDIEPERILRVAAMLDERMKKIAKANSRLSPSKVAVLAALNIADEYLRLEQDYQQLLKMLKDEK; this is encoded by the coding sequence ATGGACGGCAAAAAAACAAAAATTACAGTTGAAATATTTGGAGAAACATACGCCTTAAAAGGCGATATTGAGCCAGAACGGATTCTACGCGTGGCAGCTATGCTGGATGAGCGCATGAAAAAAATTGCTAAGGCGAATTCCCGGTTGTCTCCGTCCAAAGTTGCCGTATTGGCTGCATTGAACATTGCCGACGAGTATTTGCGTTTGGAACAGGATTATCAACAACTGTTAAAAATGCTGAAGGACGAAAAATAA
- a CDS encoding DUF421 domain-containing protein, translated as MFGYEGVGQVIVRMIAIFAVALVVVRVMGNRAVGQLSPFDFVLMVGIGDIVANVAMDGTEALWAGAEGLVGLLLLQQLLAYLALKNKTLRKWFEGAPVTLIENGRILRENFVKTQFNYDDLRQELHKLGMDITNVKDIKLARLESCGTFSVIKVPEKEPLTRQDFADFLKSFYENPLSPQGGQWAKLEQFMADIHCLAEQIRKQRQEMVDDGQEDAGKELH; from the coding sequence ATGTTTGGTTACGAAGGCGTAGGGCAAGTGATAGTGCGGATGATCGCCATCTTTGCGGTTGCCCTTGTTGTCGTACGAGTTATGGGTAACCGGGCCGTCGGCCAGCTTTCACCCTTCGATTTTGTGCTTATGGTCGGAATAGGCGATATTGTAGCGAATGTGGCGATGGACGGCACGGAAGCTCTGTGGGCTGGTGCGGAAGGCCTGGTCGGTTTATTATTGCTCCAACAGTTATTGGCATACCTGGCTCTTAAAAATAAGACGCTCCGCAAATGGTTTGAAGGGGCGCCGGTCACGTTAATTGAAAATGGACGCATTCTTCGTGAAAACTTTGTAAAAACACAGTTTAATTACGATGACCTGCGCCAGGAACTTCACAAGCTAGGTATGGATATTACCAATGTTAAGGATATAAAACTGGCGCGCCTGGAAAGCTGCGGCACCTTTTCGGTTATTAAGGTACCGGAAAAGGAACCGCTCACCCGACAAGATTTTGCTGATTTCTTAAAAAGTTTTTATGAAAACCCCCTTAGTCCACAGGGGGGGCAATGGGCTAAGCTGGAACAGTTTATGGCCGACATACACTGTCTCGCCGAACAAATCCGCAAGCAGCGGCAAGAGATGGTAGATGACGGTCAAGAAGACGCGGGGAAAGAACTGCATTAA
- a CDS encoding alkaline phosphatase family protein produces the protein MHVLLVFVDGLGLGTSDETVNPLIRFHTTFFEMLFGRPLTQEIGRFVSSRACLVPVDARLETAGLPQSATGQTALFTGINAAKELGRHVAGFPGPQLTEFIRQYGIMKRLVDKKYMATSANMYTPNYLNLVAARKRRHAATTLVILEAGQPLRSLAELLNGDAVYQDLTNEMLAEAGFPVPLVTPALAGRRLVEIACRHHFTMFEYFQTDRCGHKQDWQKAAHIVGRLDQFFWAIWQAMPANMTVIIASDHGNFEDFSVRTHTYNPVPVIVFGCRCTEAAEQIRQLTDVTPTIIGLLERNENSG, from the coding sequence ATGCACGTGTTATTAGTTTTTGTCGATGGCCTTGGTCTTGGCACCAGTGATGAAACGGTAAACCCGCTTATTCGCTTTCACACGACTTTTTTTGAGATGCTTTTCGGTAGGCCGCTAACTCAGGAAATAGGCCGTTTTGTGAGCAGCCGTGCTTGCCTTGTCCCAGTTGACGCCAGACTGGAAACAGCGGGACTGCCGCAGAGCGCGACCGGACAAACGGCGCTTTTTACCGGCATTAATGCTGCTAAAGAGCTAGGACGGCACGTTGCTGGCTTTCCGGGGCCGCAACTGACCGAATTTATTCGCCAGTACGGGATTATGAAAAGATTAGTTGACAAAAAATACATGGCAACATCCGCCAATATGTATACGCCGAATTATCTAAACCTGGTTGCAGCACGTAAGCGGCGGCACGCAGCAACTACGCTGGTTATTTTAGAAGCCGGACAGCCGTTGCGGTCGCTGGCCGAGCTGTTAAACGGCGACGCCGTCTATCAAGATCTTACCAATGAAATGTTAGCGGAAGCCGGTTTTCCCGTCCCTCTTGTCACCCCGGCTCTGGCCGGGCGCCGTTTGGTGGAAATCGCCTGCCGGCATCATTTCACCATGTTCGAGTATTTTCAGACTGATCGGTGTGGGCATAAACAGGACTGGCAGAAAGCGGCTCACATTGTCGGCAGGCTGGATCAGTTTTTTTGGGCCATCTGGCAGGCTATGCCAGCGAATATGACGGTAATTATCGCCAGTGACCACGGGAATTTTGAAGATTTTAGCGTCAGGACTCATACATACAATCCTGTCCCGGTTATAGTGTTTGGCTGCCGTTGTACGGAAGCGGCGGAGCAAATTAGGCAACTAACGGACGTGACACCAACCATTATTGGTCTGTTGGAAAGGAATGAGAACAGTGGTTGA